From the genome of Fundidesulfovibrio terrae:
CCATTGGCGGGCTTCGCGAGAAGCTCCTGGCCGCTCACCGTGGCCAGATCAAGAAGGTGCTCATACCCGACGAGAACGCCAAGGACCTGAAGGAAGTGCCCGAGGCCATCCTGAAGGACCTGGAGATCGTCCAGGTGAAGCACATGGACGACGTGCTGGCCCAGGCCATCCTGTGCGACGGCCCGGACAAGCTCTTCTGCGGGCGCGACGCCAACGTGCGTCCCCTGGCCGTGGGCCTGCTCAAGGAAGAATACCAGAATCAACCGCGCCACTAGCCGTCAGAGCGCTTATGGATACGAAAAAGCCGGGGGTCGCCCCGGCTTTTTCGTTGGCGCGCCTGGCGCCGAGAGGTTCGATTTCCCGAAAGAATAGACGTGAAGCGCAGGCAAAACCGCCGGGAGCTTCCCAGCAACCGTCTTTTGCGCTAAACATCGAAGAGTCCCATCCTCTTTTCCGGCCCCGCCTGGCGGCCACAAGGAGCGCTTCGATGTTCGAGTCCAACGACTGCAACCAGCTGACCGGAATCCACCGGCAATATCACGAACGTATCGCGGGGTTCATCCCTTCCGACCGGCTCTTTTGTGGTCCCTTCACCAACCTGGCCTACGGGGACGACGCCAGCTTCTACCGGCTGGTGCCTAAGATCGTGGTCAAGGCCCGCACCCCGGAAGAGGTTTCCAAGCTCCTGGCAGCGGCCAGCGAACTCAAGGTGCCCGTGACCTTCCGTACGGCCGGCACCAGCCTCTCCGGCCAAGCCCTCACGGACTCCGTGCTCATCTACCTGTCTGGTGCCTGGAAAGGCCTGCACATCCATCCGCTGGCCGAGCACATAAGCCTGGAGCCCGGCGTCATCGGAGCCGAGGCCAACTTCCAGCTGGCGCCCTTCGGCAAGAAGATCGGCCCGGATCCGGCCTCCATCAACGCGGCCATGATCGGCGGCATCGCGGCCAACAACGCCTCGGGCATGTGCTGCGGCACGGCCGAGAACAGCTACAAGACAGTGGAGTCCATGAAGCTCATCTTCGCGGACGGCTCCACCCTGGATACGGCCGATCCGAAGTCGCGCCGGGCCTTCACGACCGCGCATCCGAAGCTCGTGGCCGAGCTTGCCGCCATCCGCGACGAGATAACTGCCGATACACCCCTGGCCGAACGCGTCCGACGCAAGTTCAAGATCAAGAACACCACCGGCTACGGCATCAACTCCTTCGTGGACTTCACGGACCCCATCGACATCCTGCTGCACCTGATGGTGGGCTCCGAGGGCACCCTGGCCTTCATCTCCGAAGTCACCTACCGCACGGTGGTGGAGCATCCGCACAAGGCTTCGGCCATGATGTACTACGCCACCATCGCCGACGCCTGCAACGCCACCATCGCACTCAAGAAGGGGCCCGTCTCGGCCGTGGAACTCATGGACCGGGCGTCGCTTCGCTCCGTTGAGGACAAGCCCGGTATGCCCGCCTTCCTGAATGAGCTGCCGGACACGGCGGCGGCCATCCTGGTGGAGACCCGGGCGGCCGACGAAAAGACGCTGCTTCGCCAGATCGACGAGATCCAGGGCCTGGTTTCCAAGATCAAGGCCCTGCATCCCATCGTGTTCATGGACCAGCCCGCGGACTACAACAAGCTCTGGAACATCCGCAAAGGCCTGTTCCCGGCCGTGGGCGCCGTCCGCGATCCCGGCACCACCGTGGTCATCGAGGACGTGGTCTTCCCCATCGAGAAGCTGGCCCACGGCACCGTGGAGTTGCAAGAACTCATGCACAAGCACGGCTTTCCCGAGGGCATCATCTTCGGCCATGCCCTGGAGGGCAACCTGCACTTCGTGTTCTGCCCGAACTTCGGATCACGCAAGATGATCGAGAACTACCAGGCCCTCATGGAGGAAGTGGCGGACATGGTGGTGGGGCGCTACGACGGTTCGCTCAAGGGCGAGCACGGCACCGGGCGCAACATGGCCCCCTTCGTGGAGATGGAGTGGGGCAGGC
Proteins encoded in this window:
- a CDS encoding FAD-binding and (Fe-S)-binding domain-containing protein, with the translated sequence MFESNDCNQLTGIHRQYHERIAGFIPSDRLFCGPFTNLAYGDDASFYRLVPKIVVKARTPEEVSKLLAAASELKVPVTFRTAGTSLSGQALTDSVLIYLSGAWKGLHIHPLAEHISLEPGVIGAEANFQLAPFGKKIGPDPASINAAMIGGIAANNASGMCCGTAENSYKTVESMKLIFADGSTLDTADPKSRRAFTTAHPKLVAELAAIRDEITADTPLAERVRRKFKIKNTTGYGINSFVDFTDPIDILLHLMVGSEGTLAFISEVTYRTVVEHPHKASAMMYYATIADACNATIALKKGPVSAVELMDRASLRSVEDKPGMPAFLNELPDTAAAILVETRAADEKTLLRQIDEIQGLVSKIKALHPIVFMDQPADYNKLWNIRKGLFPAVGAVRDPGTTVVIEDVVFPIEKLAHGTVELQELMHKHGFPEGIIFGHALEGNLHFVFCPNFGSRKMIENYQALMEEVADMVVGRYDGSLKGEHGTGRNMAPFVEMEWGRQAYAYMVRLKKAFDPDNLLNPGVIINDNPNVYLENLKPMPAVDEIIDRCIECGFCEPVCPSRTITSTPRQRIALQRHMARIQHSSDEELMKKFWEHYTYFGEQTCAADGLCATVCPVSIDTGRFTKELRGRRASGTSRKLAQWVANHYGLAMKRVRQLLKVAGFAHRVLGTYLMEQLAGSLRELSGNRIPLWNKWMPGGLPSKSFTDTTRGKGRQVVYFPSCVARSMGPAKGDPDQRALYEATLSVLSKAGYDVIYPTGMADLCCGLTFESKGFMEQADQKGRELEAELRRVSQNGGIPILFDTSPCLYTMRRKIEPDLKLYEAAEFIHDFLMDKLHFTRAPETVALHVTCSSVKMGLSGKCRAVLEACAEKVILPRNIYCCGFAGDRGFNFPELNEAALDGLTEQLPPETVAGYSNSRTCEIGLSRNTGVPYQSIVYLVDRCTVAK